A region from the Bacteroidales bacterium genome encodes:
- a CDS encoding T9SS type A sorting domain-containing protein, translating to MKKILLFFMVVAFVNNASALLSTPTLVSPSDGAINQYPNVTIDWSSVTGATSYELKLATISDLSDADTQTVTNSCYYTSELFFNTTYYWQVRAKSASDSSDWSSTRSFTVRSTITLSSPNNGATNQNPNVTIWINTINGVTHYDYELDTTEQFNSPELREYSHITGYSGKVTDTLLFGKTYYWRARARHAADTSEWSSIRNFTVRSTVSLSSPNNGATNQNPNVSIYISAFNGVTHYDYELDTTELFNSPELREYSHTSEYGGKVTDTLLFGKTYYWRARARHAVDTSDWSSIRNFTVRSTVSLSSPGDGATNQNPNVSLYISTFSGVTHYDYELDTTDLFNSPELREYSHTSDYSGKVTDTLLFGKTYYWRARARHSVDTSDWSSIRNFIVKSTVSLSSPSDGATNQNPNVTLYINTFSGVTDYDYEIDTTDLFNSVEYRTYTHTSGYNGKVTDTLLFGATYYWRARARHSVDTSDWSSARNFTVKSTVSLSSPSNGATNQNPNVTIDWNTVYGITYYDYEVDTTSDFNSSMYQYNSVSSASSQASLSELLFGATYYWRVRTRHSTDTSDWSSYWNFTTKNSLSLTSPSNGTTNQNPNVTINWNTVSGITYYDYEVDTTTDFNSSLLLQDSTPSGSSQTTLSELLFGTTYYWRVRTRHSADTSDWSSCWNFTTKNSLGLTSPGNGATNQNPNTTINWDYMSGITYYDYEVDTTSDFNSSLLLQDSTASGSSQTTLSELLFGTTYYWRVRTRHSADTSDWSSCWNFTTKNSLGLTSPNNGATNQNPNTIINWDYMSGITYYDYEVDTTSDFNSSMYQYNSVSSASSQATLSELLFGTTYYWRARARHSTDTTEWSSCWSFTVTNGVSLVSPANNSTGLSINPTIDWSYMSNITNYNYQYDTDSDFSSPEYFSIPSTSSQANLSGLSYGTKYYWQVRVVHASDTSDWSAPWAFTTEYELVNEPDLVSPANSASIVASKVKLEWGTVTGAEHYEYQYDTLDTFTNPVSEITTELSDSTDYLIMGKTYYWRARGGNGNGNSPWSDTWSFTTELPASPSLISPDDEAIEQSTTSLVFDWSNVSDVTGYEFQYSSDITFTTYIDSVITSSTITVESLDYFITYYWRVKTIKDDLMSNWSDVWSFTTAEYIMEVPSLISPADNSIYQSIDGLVLDWNDIANISSFEIDYATDINFTENLISENTSISELTINGLAFLTTYYWRVRSKDEGYYSEWSLIFSFTTSDNYLYAPLLTSPSDESINQEIDNLNLNWDDVTTASSYEINYATDINFTENLVSNTSSVSEINISELDYNTIYYWRVRAKDDIYYSEWSSVFSFKTEMEIPVLVSPANESINQAINSLVLNWDDVGSFSVYEINYATDVNFTENLISKDTNISELTIDDLAFLTTYYWRVRSKDGSNYSDWSNVWSFTTAEYIMEVPSLISPTDNSIYQPVNDLTLDWSIIDDAISYDIEYATDINFTENLISENSVNSEITINGLNYYTDYYWRVMAKNDTYTSEWSTIFKFTTELEIPVLVSPANESAGHSVSSLILDWNDIANISSFEIDYATDINFTENLISEDTSISELTIDDLAFLTTYYWRVRSKDEGYYSEWSSVFSFTTEIEIPVLVSPANGSLTQPFNDLLLDWNDVTNISSFDINYATDIDFTENLVSKDTNISELIINVLDYNTTYYWKVRSNDGANYSDWSSIFEFTTKTEIPVLNSPENESINKAINNLVLNWDDVGSFSLYEINYATDVNFTENLISTTSSVSELTINDLDYYTTYYWRVCSKDGLNYSDWSSTFKFTTEFRIPVLISPEDKSINQSINNLVLNWNNVENISSYEINYATDSNFTQNLISNTTSVSEITIESLEYYTLYYWKVRSKDGENYSNWSSVFSFTTELEIPELISPANESINQAFINLQLNWNDVPNISTYEINYATDNNFTENLISDTVSASELILDTLESNTRYFWKARSKDGNNYSDWSIVYNFTTGTTFLEAPQLITPENGITNQSFDTLFLDWNDVNNANGYVINYSTNIDFTENLIVNSSENSDLSIYELAYNTIYFWRVKAYNDNSESSWSDIWYFSTKDSTSNILSINDNNAFVCYPNPTNGLITVEFANISINNERIIKIYNIFGQELYNIQSKNSNEVIDLSDYDNGIYFIAVVTENKLNFIKIILNK from the coding sequence ATGAAAAAAATATTATTATTTTTCATGGTTGTAGCATTTGTAAATAATGCAAGCGCGTTATTATCTACACCTACATTGGTTTCACCATCTGATGGTGCAATAAATCAATATCCAAATGTTACAATAGATTGGTCCAGTGTAACAGGTGCTACTTCTTATGAATTAAAATTAGCAACCATATCTGATTTGTCAGATGCTGATACTCAAACAGTAACAAATAGTTGTTATTATACTTCCGAATTGTTTTTTAATACAACATATTACTGGCAGGTCAGAGCTAAAAGTGCTTCAGATTCTTCAGACTGGTCATCAACAAGAAGTTTTACTGTTAGAAGTACTATAACATTATCTTCTCCAAACAATGGAGCAACAAACCAAAATCCCAATGTAACAATTTGGATAAATACAATTAACGGAGTTACTCATTATGATTATGAATTAGATACTACCGAACAGTTTAATTCACCGGAACTTCGTGAATATTCACATATCACCGGTTATAGTGGGAAAGTTACAGACACATTATTATTTGGAAAAACATATTACTGGCGGGCAAGAGCACGTCATGCAGCAGATACTTCCGAATGGTCATCTATACGTAATTTTACGGTAAGAAGTACTGTATCATTATCTTCACCTAATAATGGGGCAACAAACCAAAATCCTAATGTGTCAATTTATATAAGTGCTTTTAACGGAGTTACTCATTATGATTATGAATTAGATACTACCGAATTGTTTAATTCACCAGAACTTCGGGAATATTCACATACCAGCGAATATGGTGGAAAAGTTACAGATACATTATTATTTGGAAAAACATATTACTGGCGGGCAAGAGCACGACATGCTGTTGATACTTCTGATTGGTCATCTATACGTAATTTTACTGTAAGAAGTACTGTATCATTATCTTCACCCGGTGATGGGGCAACAAACCAAAATCCCAATGTGTCTCTTTATATAAGTACTTTTAGCGGAGTTACCCATTATGATTATGAATTAGATACTACCGACTTGTTTAATTCACCGGAACTTCGGGAATATTCACACACCAGCGATTATAGTGGGAAAGTTACGGATACATTATTGTTTGGGAAAACTTATTATTGGAGGGCAAGGGCACGACATTCCGTTGATACTTCTGACTGGTCATCTATACGTAATTTTATAGTAAAAAGTACTGTATCATTATCATCACCAAGTGATGGAGCAACAAACCAAAATCCTAATGTTACACTTTATATAAATACTTTTAGCGGAGTTACTGATTATGATTACGAAATAGATACTACTGACTTATTTAATTCAGTTGAATATCGAACTTATACACACACCAGCGGTTATAACGGGAAAGTTACAGACACATTATTATTTGGTGCAACTTATTACTGGCGGGCAAGGGCACGTCATTCCGTTGATACTTCTGATTGGTCATCTGCTCGTAATTTTACAGTAAAAAGTACTGTATCATTATCTTCACCAAGCAATGGAGCAACAAATCAAAATCCGAATGTTACAATAGATTGGAATACAGTTTACGGAATAACATATTATGATTATGAAGTAGATACAACCTCTGATTTTAATTCTTCTATGTATCAATATAATTCAGTATCTTCAGCCTCTTCCCAAGCCTCATTATCAGAACTGTTATTTGGTGCAACTTATTACTGGCGGGTAAGAACAAGACATTCAACAGATACTTCTGATTGGTCATCATACTGGAATTTCACAACTAAAAATTCACTAAGTTTAACTTCACCAAGCAATGGAACAACAAATCAAAACCCAAATGTTACAATAAATTGGAATACAGTTTCCGGAATAACCTATTATGATTATGAAGTAGATACAACCACTGATTTTAATTCTTCATTATTACTACAAGATTCAACACCTTCGGGTTCTTCTCAAACTACTTTATCAGAACTGTTATTCGGCACAACTTATTACTGGCGGGTAAGAACAAGACATTCGGCAGATACTTCTGATTGGTCATCATGCTGGAATTTCACAACTAAAAATTCACTGGGGTTAACTTCACCAGGCAATGGTGCTACAAATCAAAACCCAAATACTACAATAAATTGGGATTATATGTCAGGAATAACATATTATGATTATGAAGTAGATACAACCTCTGATTTTAATTCTTCATTATTACTACAAGATTCGACAGCTTCGGGTTCTTCTCAAACTACTTTATCAGAACTGTTATTTGGCACAACTTATTACTGGCGGGTAAGAACAAGACATTCGGCAGATACTTCTGATTGGTCATCATGCTGGAATTTCACAACTAAAAATTCACTGGGTTTAACTTCACCAAACAATGGTGCTACAAATCAAAACCCAAATACTATAATAAATTGGGATTATATGTCAGGAATAACATATTATGATTATGAAGTAGATACAACCTCTGATTTTAATTCTTCAATGTATCAGTATAATTCAGTATCTTCGGCTTCTTCTCAAGCTACTTTATCAGAACTTTTATTTGGCACAACTTATTACTGGCGGGCAAGAGCAAGACATTCTACTGATACAACAGAATGGTCATCATGCTGGTCGTTTACTGTAACTAATGGTGTTTCATTAGTTTCACCAGCAAATAATTCTACAGGTTTAAGCATTAATCCAACTATTGACTGGTCATATATGTCAAATATTACAAATTATAATTATCAATATGATACTGATTCTGACTTTTCAAGCCCTGAATATTTTTCTATTCCTTCTACATCTTCTCAAGCAAATTTATCCGGTTTATCATATGGAACTAAGTATTACTGGCAAGTCAGAGTAGTACATGCAAGCGATACTTCTGACTGGTCTGCACCATGGGCTTTTACTACTGAATATGAATTAGTAAATGAGCCGGATTTAGTTAGTCCTGCAAATAGTGCAAGCATTGTTGCAAGTAAAGTTAAATTGGAATGGGGTACTGTTACCGGAGCAGAACACTATGAATATCAATATGATACTCTTGATACTTTTACAAACCCTGTTTCTGAAATTACAACAGAATTAAGTGATAGTACTGATTATCTAATCATGGGAAAGACATATTACTGGAGAGCAAGAGGAGGCAATGGAAACGGGAATTCTCCATGGTCTGATACTTGGTCATTTACCACTGAATTACCTGCTTCTCCTTCTTTAATCAGCCCTGATGATGAAGCTATAGAACAATCAACAACATCATTGGTTTTTGATTGGTCAAATGTTTCAGATGTTACCGGATACGAGTTTCAATATAGTTCTGATATTACTTTTACAACATATATTGATAGTGTAATTACCTCATCAACAATAACTGTAGAGAGTTTAGATTATTTTATAACTTATTATTGGCGGGTTAAAACAATAAAAGATGATTTAATGAGCAATTGGAGTGATGTATGGTCATTTACAACTGCCGAATATATCATGGAAGTTCCATCTCTAATTAGTCCTGCAGATAATAGTATTTATCAGTCAATTGATGGCTTAGTATTAGACTGGAACGATATAGCGAATATTTCATCCTTTGAAATTGATTATGCTACAGATATTAATTTTACTGAAAATCTAATTTCAGAAAATACAAGTATATCAGAATTAACAATTAACGGATTAGCATTTCTTACCACTTATTATTGGCGTGTCCGCTCAAAAGATGAAGGTTATTATTCAGAATGGTCTCTGATTTTCAGCTTTACCACATCGGATAATTATTTATATGCACCGCTATTAACAAGCCCTTCCGACGAAAGTATAAATCAGGAAATTGATAATCTAAATCTTAATTGGGATGATGTTACCACTGCTTCCTCTTATGAAATTAATTATGCAACGGATATAAATTTTACTGAAAATCTTGTTTCAAATACATCATCCGTTTCTGAAATTAATATTAGTGAATTAGATTATAATACAATTTATTATTGGCGAGTTCGTGCAAAAGATGATATATACTATTCAGAATGGTCTTCAGTATTTTCATTTAAAACAGAAATGGAGATTCCTGTACTTGTTAGTCCGGCTAATGAAAGTATAAACCAAGCCATAAATAGTTTAGTATTAAATTGGGATGATGTTGGTAGTTTTTCTGTATATGAAATTAATTATGCAACAGATGTTAATTTTACTGAAAATCTTATTTCAAAAGATACAAACATATCAGAATTAACAATTGATGATTTAGCATTTCTTACCACTTATTATTGGAGAGTACGCTCAAAAGATGGTTCAAATTATTCAGATTGGAGTAATGTATGGTCATTTACAACTGCTGAATATATTATGGAAGTTCCATCTTTAATAAGCCCTACAGATAATAGCATTTATCAACCTGTTAATGATCTAACATTAGACTGGAGTATTATTGATGATGCAATTTCATACGATATTGAATATGCAACAGATATTAATTTTACAGAGAATCTCATTTCTGAAAATTCAGTAAATTCTGAAATAACTATCAATGGATTAAATTATTATACTGATTATTACTGGCGTGTCATGGCAAAAAATGACACATATACATCAGAATGGTCAACAATCTTTAAATTTACAACAGAACTGGAAATCCCCGTACTTGTTAGCCCTGCTAACGAAAGTGCCGGGCATTCAGTAAGTTCTCTCATTTTAGACTGGAACGATATAGCGAATATCTCGTCCTTTGAAATTGATTATGCTACAGATATTAATTTTACTGAAAATCTTATTTCAGAAGATACAAGCATATCAGAATTAACAATTGATGATTTAGCATTTCTTACCACTTATTATTGGCGAGTTCGTTCAAAAGATGAGGGTTATTATTCAGAATGGTCTTCAGTATTTTCATTTACAACAGAAATAGAAATACCTGTACTTGTTAGTCCTGCCAATGGAAGTCTTACTCAGCCTTTTAATGATTTACTTTTAGATTGGAATGATGTTACAAATATTTCATCATTCGATATTAATTATGCAACTGATATTGATTTTACTGAAAATCTTGTTTCAAAAGATACAAACATATCAGAATTAATAATCAATGTACTTGATTATAATACAACATATTACTGGAAAGTACGCTCAAATGATGGCGCAAATTATTCAGATTGGTCTTCAATATTTGAATTTACAACAAAAACAGAAATACCTGTACTTAATAGTCCTGAAAATGAAAGTATAAACAAGGCTATAAATAATTTAGTGTTAAATTGGGATGATGTTGGTAGTTTTTCTTTATATGAAATTAATTATGCAACAGATGTTAATTTTACTGAAAATCTAATTTCTACTACATCTTCGGTTTCTGAATTAACAATTAATGACCTTGATTATTACACAACATATTACTGGAGAGTATGTTCTAAAGATGGTTTAAATTATTCAGATTGGTCTTCAACTTTTAAATTTACAACAGAATTTAGAATTCCTGTACTTATTAGCCCTGAAGATAAAAGTATAAATCAATCTATAAATAATTTGGTTTTAAATTGGAACAATGTTGAAAATATTTCATCATACGAAATTAATTATGCTACTGATAGTAATTTTACTCAAAATTTAATTTCAAATACAACTTCGGTTTCTGAAATAACAATTGAGAGTCTTGAATATTATACTTTGTATTACTGGAAAGTACGCTCAAAAGATGGTGAAAACTATTCTAACTGGTCATCAGTATTTTCATTTACAACAGAATTGGAAATCCCTGAACTTATTAGTCCGGCTAACGAAAGTATTAATCAAGCTTTTATTAATTTACAATTAAATTGGAACGATGTCCCAAATATATCAACTTATGAAATAAATTATGCAACTGATAATAATTTTACTGAAAATCTTATTTCTGATACAGTTTCAGCATCTGAGTTAATACTTGATACTCTTGAAAGTAATACCCGGTATTTTTGGAAAGCACGTTCAAAAGATGGTAATAATTATTCCGACTGGTCTATTGTATATAATTTTACAACAGGAACAACATTCTTAGAAGCTCCTCAATTGATTACACCTGAAAATGGAATTACTAACCAGTCTTTTGATACTTTATTTTTGGATTGGAATGACGTAAATAATGCAAATGGATATGTAATAAATTATTCTACAAATATTGATTTTACCGAAAATCTTATTGTTAATTCTTCAGAAAATTCTGATTTAAGTATTTACGAATTAGCATATAATACAATTTATTTCTGGCGAGTTAAAGCATATAATGATAATTCTGAGAGTAGCTGGAGTGATATCTGGTATTTTTCAACAAAGGATAGTACATCAAATATTTTAAGTATTAATGATAATAATGCTTTTGTTTGTTATCCTAATCCTACTAATGGATTAATAACTGTAGAATTTGCCAATATTTCAATAAATAATGAACGAATAATAAAAATTTATAATATTTTCGGACAGGAACTTTATAATATTCAATCTAAAAACAGCAACGAAGTTATAGATTTATCAGATTATGATAATGGTATTTATTTTATAGCGGTTGTTACAGAAAATAAATTGAATTTTATAAAGATTATCTTGAACAAATAG
- a CDS encoding ROK family protein, which translates to MKEIVAGIDIGGTNTVFGIVDKQGNIIQEESIPTKGYKNVNHFVNELSNKLKILFNKVNKEYKLKGVGIGAPNANFYKGTIENAPNLEWKGIIPFSKMMEEKLNVPVWLTNDANAATLGEMLYGGAKNMRDFLFITLGTGLGSGIVSNGKLIYGHDGFAGEIGHTIVVENGRLCGCGRKGCLETYASASGIKQSVIELLSETNKASILRDYNNANIDSKLIYESAKKGDKISLEAFDFTGKILGKALANSVAYTSPEAIFLFGGLANAGDLLLKPVKESMEANLFNIYKNKVQILLSQLKGNNVAILGASALVWSE; encoded by the coding sequence ATGAAAGAAATTGTAGCGGGCATAGATATTGGCGGTACAAATACAGTTTTTGGTATTGTCGATAAACAAGGAAATATTATACAAGAAGAATCAATACCTACAAAAGGGTATAAAAATGTTAATCATTTTGTTAATGAACTTTCAAATAAATTAAAAATTTTATTTAATAAAGTAAATAAAGAATATAAGTTAAAAGGAGTTGGTATTGGAGCTCCAAATGCTAATTTTTATAAAGGGACTATTGAAAATGCACCAAACTTAGAATGGAAAGGGATTATTCCATTTTCCAAAATGATGGAAGAAAAACTGAATGTTCCTGTGTGGTTAACCAATGATGCCAATGCAGCGACATTAGGAGAAATGCTGTATGGTGGTGCTAAAAATATGAGAGATTTTCTTTTTATAACTCTTGGAACAGGCTTAGGTAGTGGTATCGTTTCGAATGGAAAACTTATTTACGGACATGATGGTTTTGCTGGAGAAATCGGACATACAATTGTTGTAGAAAACGGAAGATTGTGTGGATGTGGACGAAAAGGTTGTTTAGAAACTTATGCTTCTGCCAGTGGAATAAAACAATCTGTTATAGAGTTACTATCGGAAACTAATAAAGCAAGTATTTTAAGAGATTATAATAATGCAAATATTGACTCAAAACTAATTTATGAGTCTGCAAAAAAAGGAGATAAAATATCATTAGAAGCATTTGATTTTACTGGAAAAATTCTTGGAAAAGCTTTGGCAAATTCTGTTGCATATACCAGTCCTGAAGCTATTTTTCTTTTTGGCGGGCTTGCCAATGCAGGAGATTTATTATTAAAACCGGTAAAAGAATCAATGGAGGCTAATCTTTTTAACATTTATAAAAATAAAGTGCAAATTTTGCTATCTCAGCTTAAAGGAAATAATGTTGCTATACTTGGTGCAAGTGCTCTTGTATGGTCAGAATAA
- a CDS encoding SusF/SusE family outer membrane protein — MKKTKFKSLLNLSWFFLLALIIASTACDKDDDEDDKDNNTVIVEDGTYVLGNSTSYTALTVKGKMADGEDDVTEALRDGMYVKYISVSATGDGFNAVIKAGATETTYGPATNASDADLIQRGTLGTSGVFSVPTDGLYYFCIDVSSNTYFIAPAMKWGIIGQSVGDWGSDIELTAGTWSKDAMSWETTDIEMREGAFKFRQVGSWKVVMGDYADYAANTNFGGVLSGTLPDLTTTMVNGGDNYELGSDQEGMYTVALAWSSEDGFSSDLTKTADVEPPPEYFEELFMIGEGVSDWSTNLPMVAVYGNPQLFWKIVWITEGLEFKFRPDDTWGGDEFGYDTDAGNGEYTIGETNLTVTTTGYYMVVVDLELDKISVVAPTVYLIGDCVGGWDQALEANIFTVGDPSLTITKDLLDGELRMYAAHSYFADWWHVEFMIFDNVIEFRADGNDQDRIDITAGSHTIELNFITGAGSITQ, encoded by the coding sequence ATGAAAAAAACAAAATTTAAAAGTTTATTGAATCTTTCATGGTTCTTTTTATTAGCACTAATTATTGCAAGCACTGCATGTGATAAAGATGATGACGAAGATGATAAAGATAATAATACTGTAATTGTTGAAGATGGTACTTATGTTTTAGGAAACTCTACTTCTTATACAGCCTTAACTGTAAAAGGAAAGATGGCAGATGGTGAGGATGATGTAACCGAAGCATTAAGAGATGGAATGTATGTAAAATATATTTCGGTGTCGGCAACAGGTGATGGTTTTAACGCAGTAATTAAAGCTGGTGCAACAGAAACCACTTATGGACCTGCAACTAATGCTTCAGATGCTGATCTTATTCAAAGAGGAACTCTTGGAACTTCCGGTGTATTTTCTGTTCCAACTGACGGACTTTATTATTTTTGCATTGATGTAAGTTCTAATACCTATTTTATTGCCCCTGCAATGAAATGGGGCATTATTGGACAGTCAGTAGGCGACTGGGGTAGTGATATTGAACTTACGGCAGGTACATGGTCAAAAGATGCAATGAGTTGGGAAACTACAGATATTGAAATGAGAGAAGGTGCATTCAAATTTCGCCAGGTTGGAAGTTGGAAAGTTGTTATGGGCGATTACGCTGATTATGCTGCAAACACTAACTTTGGTGGTGTTCTTAGCGGTACTTTGCCGGATTTAACTACTACTATGGTTAATGGTGGTGATAATTACGAATTGGGTTCAGACCAGGAAGGCATGTACACTGTAGCTTTAGCATGGTCTTCTGAAGATGGTTTTTCATCTGATTTAACTAAAACAGCTGACGTTGAACCACCACCGGAATATTTTGAAGAACTATTTATGATTGGTGAAGGAGTTAGTGATTGGAGTACTAATTTACCAATGGTTGCTGTATATGGCAATCCACAGTTATTCTGGAAAATTGTTTGGATAACAGAAGGACTGGAATTTAAATTCCGTCCTGATGATACTTGGGGTGGTGATGAATTTGGATATGATACTGACGCAGGAAATGGTGAATATACCATAGGCGAAACCAATTTAACAGTAACTACAACCGGATACTACATGGTTGTTGTTGATTTAGAATTAGATAAAATTTCAGTTGTTGCTCCAACTGTTTACCTTATTGGTGATTGTGTTGGAGGCTGGGATCAAGCTCTTGAAGCTAACATTTTTACAGTTGGCGACCCAAGTCTTACTATTACTAAAGATTTACTTGATGGTGAACTTAGAATGTATGCTGCACATTCTTATTTCGCTGATTGGTGGCATGTAGAATTTATGATTTTTGATAATGTTATTGAATTCCGTGCTGATGGTAATGATCAAGATAGAATTGATATAACTGCCGGTTCTCACACAATTGAACTTAACTTCATAACAGGTGCCGGTTCTATTACTCAATAG